TCTGGGGACAGCGGGCATTGTGTTCTGGGGTCAGACAGGTAAAATTGTCGCTGGAATCGGTCTTGTGATTGGCTTGGTTTCCATGATGGCCAGTCTTGCGATTTATTTTTGGGCCGGTATGCTCTCTACAAGCGCTGTTCAAGTGGAATGTCCCGAGTGCCGCAAGCTGACCAAAATGCTCGGAAAAACGGATCGCTGCATGTTCTGCCATACGATTCTTACCCTGGACCCTGAACTGGCGACCATTACCTCCGAGCAGCTTAAAAGCGAGCAGGTTAAGCGATGACCTGTATTGTCGGACACAGAAAAAAACGGCAATAAAAAAAGAGGCACTCCAAGGAGAGGCCTCTTTTTTACTATGCATGATTGTATAAATGCTGTTCAGCAACATTATTAATGGATTCCGCCCAGTGT
This region of Paenibacillus sp. URB8-2 genomic DNA includes:
- a CDS encoding DUF2614 family zinc ribbon-containing protein; translation: MIFKSAKINAFRTWGLLLTMLGMGLMILGTAGIVFWGQTGKIVAGIGLVIGLVSMMASLAIYFWAGMLSTSAVQVECPECRKLTKMLGKTDRCMFCHTILTLDPELATITSEQLKSEQVKR